In the Pontibacillus sp. HMF3514 genome, TACCTGCCTTAACAATATTGTTAACTCTATTCATTTCATAGCCAGATAACCAAATAACCCCAAAAATAAACGCTCCACCTAAAAAAAGAACCTCCATGACCTGAACACCAAAAAGTTTAGCAACCACTAATATTAATAGAAATTCAAATAAAACTGTTCCCAAAACAATTAGAAAGGACTTCATTCCACTTCCACCTCCATATATATGTCTAACGATTTATAAAGGAAAAAGTTTCAAAATCAATGTTTTTGTAATCCAAAATAAATAAGAGCCTGGGTTACCCCAAACTCTTATTGTTACCGTTTAAATGAATTAACGTGTTAACTCTGCAAAATCTCTTCACGGAACACCTGAAGCTGTTCATTCTGATTTAAGGTTACAAGTGTATCTTCAGAAAGTTTTCCGTTTCCTTTTTTTACAACATAAACATCAACGCGTTTTTTCCCCCACTTTTCATAAACATCATCAACTGTTTCATAATAAAGATCGATTTTATTTCCCTTTATGGCTGAACCTTTGTCAGCCACAACTCCAAATCCATAATTAGGAATATAGAGAATTGTCCCGATTGGATAAATATTCAAATCTGCTGCAATTGTAGAATATAGGTCACGCTTAACTTTTACACCTGAATACGTAATGCCATACATAGGGTGGTCAGGTGTTTTACCTGTTGATTCTACACCAGCTGTGTACCCAGTTGCTAGCACTGTTGATTTAGGATACTGTGAAAAATCTACAGCTTCCTCAATTGAAGTCGGTCCTTGGATCTGCTGACTAGAGATATAACGAGTTTTAGAATCTGCATATTTGAATTCTTTTTTCTTTAAACTTACTTGGCGATCCTTGTGTTCGTCATAAGTAGATTGAAAAGGATATAAAGACTTGGTTTGATTGTGGATCCAAACGCCAACCTCAACGGCCGAGACATTCGAAATAGATGTAAAAGTCGAACCTAATGCAGCTACCAATAACCCCAACATCATGATTCGTTTTAGTAATGTTTTCATCTTGTTAACACCTCTCTCGAATGTCATCCTTGCCAATTCCTTTAGTTAATATACTAATCCATTAAAAAAACACTACTTTTGTCCTGCTAATAGGAAGTAGTGTTTATAAAATAATCCAATACAATTTTCTTCAAATAAAAAAACAAGCAGAAAGATCCGCTTGTTTTAAAACATCTGATAGCCACGAACACGTAGCATTTTAATAACTATCCCAGAACAGATTGCTCCAGCTAAACCTGAAGAAAGAATAACAGCATCCATAACATTAAGCTGAACTAAGTTTTCAAAAGCGACTTGAATGGATGAGCCAAATTGGGTGAAGTATTTTCCGATTGAGATATTATCCACGATGGTTAGGACAATAATCGGATAGAAAAATGCTAGGAGCCATGTCTGACGAAATAGCATATTGACGATAAATGAAATTCCAAAAAACAAAACAAAAAACAGAAGTACTGAGACTACCGCTTGTACAATACTCAAAGATGTTCTCCTCCTATATTTCAACGATCTTAAACTTTTCTAATCAGGAAATCCTAATCATTAAAATTAAAACGGTTTCTAAAACATTTTATAATGCTCAAATGAAAAGCGCAAGTTCTCCTAGAGATTGTCACATAAACTTACGATTGTTCTATACAAATACACGTTAGAAAAGCACGGTTATCGCCAAAAATGGCGAAACCGATGTCTTTTCTTATACTTTAATCCTTAAATAGTTAAACTTTCTTAAAGTGTAAAAAAGCAAAGGCAGCTTAAGCTACCTTTGCTCCAGAATTACTTCGTAAATATATTAAATTTACCTTTTTTCAGTAGTAAGCCTACTCCGCCAAGCATGAACAGATAACGGTTGTCGATAATCTTCTTCATAACAGATGCTGTCCAACCAAATAGCTTTTTATCGCCAACTACCCCGATTGCTTGTCCTTCTCCTAAGGATGCAACGGTACCTTTTAAGTTTGGCTCAAATGGCTCAAGGTCTGATCCACCACGTACGAGCACTTTCAAGTTGTGCGCTACGTTTTCAGCTTCTTGCATAGCAATCTGTGCAGTTGGAGGATAAGGACGATCGTTCTCTTCGTTCATGATAAGTGCACAGTCACCTACGATGAATACATCATCATGGCCTGGTGCTAGAAGTGTATCAGAAACTTTTACGCGACCACGCGCTGTTTCAAATCCAGCTTCTTCAACGATAGAGTTACCACGTACACCTGCTGCCCATACAACTGTGTTTGTAGGAATCTCTTCTTGCTGTTCGTCTTTTTCAACTAAAATCTTATCTTCATGTACTTCTTTAATCATTGTACCTGTTTTGAATTCGACGCCTTTTCCTTCTAAAAGGTTCATAGCGTATTCAACAAGTTCCTCATCGAAACCAGGTAGAACGCTTGGAGATGCTTCTACGTTCATAATACGAACTTTTTCACGAGGAATATCGTATTCTTCACAAAGCTCAGGAACACGGTTTGCAAGCTCACCAACAAATTCGATACCAGTGAAACCTGCACCACCTACAACAATGTTAAGCATATCTTGACGTTCTTCTTTTTCATTGTTGTAACGAGCAAAGTTATACTCAATGTGCTCACGGATCAAACGAGCCGTGTTAATATTGCTTATTGTGTACGCATGCTCTTTCAAGCCTGAAATACCGAAAGTTGCTGCTTCAAAACCTAGTCCAACTACAAGGTAGTCATACTCAAGGTCGCCATTTTCAAGCTTCACTTTCTTTTCATCAGAGTTGATGGAAAGAACGGTGTCTTGAACAAAGTTAATTTTGTTTGTGTCCACTACATCACTGATCTTCATACGAGTTTTGTCATGGTGAAGTGTTCCGGCTGCATTTTCGTGAAGCCAAGTTGTTTGATAATGGTAGTTATGCTTGTTTACAAGGGTTACATTCGCTTCATTAGCACCCAGCATTTTTTGTAAACGTACAGTAGTAATCATGCCACCATACCCTGCTCCAAGAATGACAATATTTGGTCTCTTCATAACATATCACTTCCATTTACTATTAGTTTTTCACATTTCACGAAATCCATACAGTGGTTTGTGAATGGGTGGATTGTGACCAACTTCACGAACTAACACATTAAGAAAACTTGCCGATTGGCAAGCCATAAGGCGCTGACAGAGGCCTAGTTGCACTGGTACTTGAACCTCAAATGTTTTACTACGTCGAAATCACTACCTGCAAAACATTTATCCAATTCAACGTATTAAGAAAACTTGCCGACTGGCAAGCAGATACAGTGTTGTCATAGACATATGATGTATAGTGTCACATGGTTTTATGTGTTCTTAATGTGAAAAAGAAGACATACTTCAATTAGGGATTGTCATAATATCGTAAAATATTTTCTGAAATCATCATAGTCCTTTTTACTACAATTTTCAACCCTAAATGACAAATAAACGACATT is a window encoding:
- a CDS encoding 3D domain-containing protein, translating into MKTLLKRIMMLGLLVAALGSTFTSISNVSAVEVGVWIHNQTKSLYPFQSTYDEHKDRQVSLKKKEFKYADSKTRYISSQQIQGPTSIEEAVDFSQYPKSTVLATGYTAGVESTGKTPDHPMYGITYSGVKVKRDLYSTIAADLNIYPIGTILYIPNYGFGVVADKGSAIKGNKIDLYYETVDDVYEKWGKKRVDVYVVKKGNGKLSEDTLVTLNQNEQLQVFREEILQS
- a CDS encoding YuiB family protein, with protein sequence MSIVQAVVSVLLFFVLFFGISFIVNMLFRQTWLLAFFYPIIVLTIVDNISIGKYFTQFGSSIQVAFENLVQLNVMDAVILSSGLAGAICSGIVIKMLRVRGYQMF
- a CDS encoding NAD(P)/FAD-dependent oxidoreductase, with the protein product MKRPNIVILGAGYGGMITTVRLQKMLGANEANVTLVNKHNYHYQTTWLHENAAGTLHHDKTRMKISDVVDTNKINFVQDTVLSINSDEKKVKLENGDLEYDYLVVGLGFEAATFGISGLKEHAYTISNINTARLIREHIEYNFARYNNEKEERQDMLNIVVGGAGFTGIEFVGELANRVPELCEEYDIPREKVRIMNVEASPSVLPGFDEELVEYAMNLLEGKGVEFKTGTMIKEVHEDKILVEKDEQQEEIPTNTVVWAAGVRGNSIVEEAGFETARGRVKVSDTLLAPGHDDVFIVGDCALIMNEENDRPYPPTAQIAMQEAENVAHNLKVLVRGGSDLEPFEPNLKGTVASLGEGQAIGVVGDKKLFGWTASVMKKIIDNRYLFMLGGVGLLLKKGKFNIFTK